In a single window of the Candidatus Krumholzibacteriia bacterium genome:
- a CDS encoding TldD/PmbA family protein: MKERVRRALDTAVSRGADYADVRHEETLSEDLQVKNASISEASLAESRGIGIRVLKNGAWGFASTDRADQESIDRAAAEAVEIAKASARVSNDPVTLAGEEAQQGRWATPYEIDPFSVSREEKLDRLYRMEASLHGDERVKLGSAQMHFDRMKIHFLSSEGADLEQDLLTSGGGIMAVASDGGSIQRRSFPDSAGGMHLGAGYEVIDEYDLEENAERTASEAVALLSAEDCPVGEKDIILDWSQLALQIHESCGHASELDRVLGMEANFAGKSFLTLEKLGNFTYGSEHVNIVANNMLERGLATRGWDDEGVASQKWHVVRGGQFESYFTSRELAKIEGRDRSRGCNRSEGWNRIPIIRIPNLGLAPGSWDLEDLIADTEDGIWMETNRSWSIDQMRLNFQFSTEMAWEIRKGKKTRMLRGATYQSRTPDFWAACDAVCNEKWWKPYGVMNCGKGEPGQIARMTHGSSPARFRNIRVGVSE; this comes from the coding sequence ATGAAGGAACGAGTCCGGCGAGCTCTGGACACAGCAGTGAGCAGGGGAGCAGACTATGCGGATGTTCGGCATGAGGAAACCCTGTCGGAGGATCTGCAGGTCAAGAATGCGTCCATTTCCGAGGCAAGTCTCGCAGAGAGTCGGGGCATCGGAATTCGTGTGCTGAAGAACGGTGCCTGGGGCTTTGCGTCCACGGACAGGGCAGATCAGGAGTCGATTGATCGTGCCGCCGCAGAAGCGGTGGAAATCGCCAAGGCCAGTGCAAGGGTCAGCAACGATCCTGTGACCCTGGCGGGCGAGGAGGCTCAGCAAGGCCGCTGGGCGACTCCCTATGAGATTGACCCCTTTAGCGTTTCCAGGGAAGAGAAGCTGGATCGACTGTATCGAATGGAGGCCTCCCTGCATGGCGACGAAAGGGTGAAGCTGGGCTCTGCGCAGATGCACTTCGATCGCATGAAGATTCACTTTCTTTCTTCGGAAGGAGCGGATCTCGAACAGGATCTTCTCACCAGTGGTGGTGGGATCATGGCGGTTGCTTCGGACGGGGGCAGTATTCAGCGTCGAAGTTTTCCGGACTCTGCCGGTGGCATGCATCTGGGAGCGGGCTATGAGGTCATCGATGAGTACGATCTGGAGGAGAATGCCGAGCGCACGGCTTCCGAAGCGGTGGCCCTCTTGTCGGCAGAGGATTGCCCGGTGGGAGAGAAGGATATCATCCTGGACTGGAGCCAACTGGCTCTTCAGATTCACGAATCCTGTGGACATGCCAGTGAACTGGACCGGGTGCTCGGGATGGAAGCCAATTTCGCCGGCAAGAGCTTCCTGACCCTGGAGAAGCTCGGCAATTTCACTTACGGCAGTGAGCATGTGAATATCGTGGCCAACAACATGCTGGAACGAGGCCTGGCCACACGCGGCTGGGACGATGAAGGTGTCGCTTCGCAGAAGTGGCATGTGGTTCGGGGGGGTCAGTTCGAGTCCTACTTCACGAGCCGGGAACTGGCGAAGATCGAGGGGCGGGATCGAAGTCGGGGGTGCAATCGTTCGGAGGGCTGGAACCGGATTCCGATTATTCGGATCCCGAACCTCGGCCTTGCCCCCGGAAGCTGGGATCTCGAGGACCTGATTGCAGACACCGAGGACGGAATCTGGATGGAGACTAACCGGAGTTGGAGCATCGACCAGATGCGGCTGAACTTCCAGTTTTCCACGGAGATGGCCTGGGAGATCCGCAAGGGCAAGAAGACCCGAATGTTGCGGGGAGCGACCTACCAGAGCCGGACGCCGGATTTCTGGGCAGCCTGTGATGCGGTTTGCAACGAGAAGTGGTGGAAACCCTATGGGGTTATGAATTGCGGCAAGGGGGAGCCGGGCCAGATTGCCCGGATGACTCATGGTTCCTCTCCGGCCCGTTTCCGGAACATCCGCGTGGGGGTGAGCGAATGA
- a CDS encoding TldD/PmbA family protein — translation MIEIKEFEQICETVFSHSSSDETELVLGGGMENLTRFGENRITQNVSEERYELRIRVRVGQRSGVATTNDFSSESLNRVTDEAIQIARAQKDDPTLLSFHRGDRRVEDGAWHASCSELSADQRAGWVKTAVDHAKSRGMEIGGIALSRDGSIRDYGEIEPFAVANSSGLFRFGSLSESVLEVSATAGDGAGRARASFRDAGKIDALAIARDACDRAEASQNPETLPPGKYRVLFEAEAVRDLIFFFHYIGLNGLGVAEGRSPLAGKIGEQIVGENITLSEDPDHPDLWGLRFDGEGVDSRKMDLIRDGRLLSYLHDRKSASQLDSEPTGHGLPAPNSWGAFPRFPLLKGGKKNLDEMIAGVEDGVLVTRLWYTNIVDPMNMIITGMTRDGTFRIQEGKIGPAVKNFRFNQGLLDLFSQVEELGEEVSLGGVILPHLLVRDFTFSSGTDF, via the coding sequence ATGATCGAGATAAAGGAATTCGAACAGATATGCGAAACTGTTTTCTCCCACAGTTCCTCCGACGAGACGGAACTGGTTCTCGGGGGAGGGATGGAGAACCTGACACGTTTCGGCGAGAACCGGATCACGCAGAATGTTTCCGAAGAGCGCTATGAGTTGAGAATCCGGGTTCGTGTGGGACAACGATCAGGAGTGGCGACGACCAATGATTTTTCCTCGGAGAGCCTGAATCGCGTGACCGACGAAGCGATCCAGATCGCAAGGGCCCAAAAGGATGACCCGACGCTTCTTTCTTTCCACCGGGGGGATCGAAGGGTGGAGGATGGTGCCTGGCATGCCTCCTGTAGCGAACTGAGTGCGGATCAGCGGGCAGGCTGGGTGAAAACTGCCGTGGATCATGCGAAATCCCGGGGCATGGAAATCGGGGGAATTGCCCTGAGCCGGGACGGGAGCATCCGGGACTATGGAGAAATCGAGCCATTTGCCGTGGCCAACAGTTCCGGTCTCTTTCGATTCGGGTCTCTCAGTGAGTCCGTTCTGGAGGTGAGTGCTACGGCAGGAGATGGTGCAGGCCGCGCCCGTGCTTCCTTCCGGGATGCCGGCAAGATTGATGCTCTTGCGATTGCTCGCGATGCCTGTGACCGTGCCGAAGCAAGCCAAAATCCGGAGACGCTGCCTCCCGGCAAGTACCGGGTACTCTTTGAGGCAGAAGCCGTGCGCGATCTGATCTTCTTCTTTCACTACATCGGTCTCAATGGCCTCGGGGTCGCCGAGGGACGCAGCCCCTTGGCCGGGAAGATCGGCGAGCAAATCGTAGGAGAGAACATCACCCTGAGTGAGGATCCGGATCACCCGGATCTCTGGGGCCTGCGATTTGATGGAGAAGGGGTGGACTCGCGCAAGATGGATCTCATCCGCGATGGTCGGCTTCTTTCCTATCTCCATGACCGAAAGAGTGCCTCGCAACTGGACTCTGAACCTACGGGCCACGGGCTTCCCGCTCCCAACAGTTGGGGGGCGTTTCCCCGCTTCCCGCTCTTGAAGGGCGGCAAGAAGAATCTCGATGAGATGATTGCCGGTGTGGAGGACGGGGTTCTGGTGACTCGCCTCTGGTACACGAACATCGTGGATCCCATGAACATGATCATTACCGGGATGACACGAGACGGTACTTTCCGTATTCAGGAAGGTAAAATCGGCCCTGCAGTGAAGAACTTCCGTTTCAATCAGGGACTTCTGGACCTTTTCAGCCAGGTGGAAGAACTGGGCGAAGAGGTCTCCCTTGGCGGGGTAATTCTTCCGCACTTGCTGGTTCGGGATTTCACCTTCAGTAGCGGAACGGACTTCTAG
- a CDS encoding bifunctional UDP-sugar hydrolase/5'-nucleotidase — protein MRRIHQLTLFLLILAFLPLQAEEAPDLVIAHTNDLHAHYRPFESRSGEIRGGIARIAGRIAELRAEYGDRFLYLDAGDLFQGTPFYHFHRGSLGVELLSAMHCDLMCLGNHELDDGSANFFRAMKKSSFPVVCANLNRADGSALLPAAMRLEAGGFSIDAVGLLTGSLDEICGEAARGELLVLPPEKALASWLQDRKSQADLTLALSHCGLNEDRTIADAVPEVPLIIGGHSHSFLYEPELRGPVTICQTGCYGYNLGVLKAWQNGDGSWRFEETLEEVREDWPLDENVQAIVERASHLVDREMNVVLGRLRGDFGIPGKSSQPDPLGQMVASIMQQAAGADIGLQNVGGYRTFLKEGDLRREDLFTLLPFDNHIMRLRFRGDQIQTLFNFIASGLNSHRFGQTSGIEYRIHEGQARDIRIDGQKLDPAKDYLLATLDFLYGGGDGFTLLQEALEAETLDIFSRDEFEKRLLEGFSPAPEDYAPNFIIE, from the coding sequence ATGCGCAGAATCCATCAGCTGACCCTCTTTCTGCTCATTCTTGCCTTCCTTCCTCTTCAGGCCGAAGAGGCTCCTGATCTTGTCATTGCCCATACCAATGACCTTCACGCACACTACCGCCCCTTTGAGAGTCGCAGCGGTGAAATCCGGGGCGGCATTGCGAGAATCGCCGGCAGGATTGCAGAGCTGCGCGCGGAGTACGGCGACCGTTTCCTCTACCTGGATGCAGGAGACCTGTTTCAGGGAACGCCCTTCTACCACTTTCACCGGGGAAGTCTGGGGGTGGAACTCCTCAGCGCAATGCACTGCGACCTGATGTGTCTGGGCAATCATGAACTCGACGATGGGTCGGCGAACTTCTTCCGGGCCATGAAGAAGTCGAGCTTTCCCGTCGTTTGCGCAAACCTGAACCGGGCCGATGGAAGTGCCCTGCTTCCTGCCGCCATGCGACTGGAAGCAGGCGGCTTCAGCATCGATGCAGTAGGACTGCTCACCGGCTCTCTGGACGAAATCTGCGGTGAGGCCGCTAGAGGAGAGCTCCTCGTCCTTCCGCCTGAAAAGGCGCTGGCAAGTTGGCTCCAGGACCGAAAGAGCCAGGCGGATCTGACGCTTGCCCTCAGCCACTGCGGACTGAATGAGGACCGGACCATTGCTGATGCAGTGCCGGAGGTTCCCCTGATCATCGGCGGACACAGCCACAGCTTTCTTTATGAACCGGAGCTTCGGGGCCCGGTTACCATCTGCCAGACTGGCTGCTACGGATACAATCTGGGGGTACTGAAGGCCTGGCAAAACGGAGACGGTAGCTGGCGCTTTGAAGAAACTCTGGAGGAGGTTCGGGAGGACTGGCCCCTTGATGAAAATGTGCAGGCGATTGTGGAAAGAGCCTCACATCTCGTGGACCGGGAAATGAATGTCGTGCTGGGCCGGCTTCGGGGTGACTTCGGCATTCCCGGAAAGTCGTCTCAGCCGGATCCTTTAGGGCAGATGGTTGCGTCCATCATGCAGCAGGCAGCCGGCGCGGACATTGGTCTCCAGAATGTCGGAGGCTATCGGACCTTTCTCAAGGAAGGTGATCTCCGCAGGGAAGATCTCTTCACCCTGCTTCCCTTCGACAATCATATCATGAGACTTCGATTCCGGGGGGACCAGATCCAGACGCTCTTCAATTTCATCGCCTCCGGACTGAACAGCCACCGTTTCGGGCAGACCTCCGGGATCGAGTACCGAATCCATGAGGGCCAGGCCAGGGACATCCGCATCGACGGACAGAAACTGGATCCCGCAAAAGACTATCTCCTGGCTACCCTGGACTTCCTCTATGGCGGCGGTGACGGCTTTACGCTTCTTCAGGAGGCCCTTGAGGCAGAGACCCTTGACATCTTTTCAAGAGACGAGTTTGAGAAGCGCCTATTGGAGGGCTTCTCCCCTGCACCCGAAGACTATGCTCCCAACTTCATCATTGAGTGA
- a CDS encoding TIGR00725 family protein, producing MRKKQISVIGDSEATGDLEAFAVALGREIARRGWNLVNGGRGGVMEAASQGCREEGGLVLGILPGDDDSEGNEHCHFLLPTNMGWTRNSLNVLAGDAVIALGGRSGTLSEIAYAWGYGKPCLAVTGFGGWSETLAGTALDDRREDRIHPVSDPEEACDLLSRLLGEGS from the coding sequence ATGAGAAAGAAACAAATCAGCGTAATCGGTGATTCCGAGGCAACAGGGGACCTGGAGGCCTTTGCCGTAGCACTTGGTCGGGAGATTGCCCGCCGGGGGTGGAACCTGGTCAATGGCGGCCGTGGCGGCGTGATGGAGGCTGCGAGCCAGGGTTGCCGGGAAGAGGGGGGTCTGGTTTTGGGGATCCTTCCCGGCGACGACGACTCGGAGGGGAATGAACACTGCCATTTTCTCCTGCCCACGAATATGGGCTGGACCCGAAACAGCCTGAATGTCCTCGCCGGAGATGCCGTGATCGCCCTGGGGGGACGCTCCGGCACCCTGAGCGAGATTGCCTATGCCTGGGGCTACGGGAAACCCTGCCTTGCGGTGACCGGCTTTGGTGGTTGGAGCGAAACACTGGCGGGAACCGCGCTGGATGATCGCCGGGAGGATCGCATTCACCCGGTTTCTGATCCGGAAGAGGCCTGCGATCTCCTGTCCCGGCTTCTGGGTGAGGGAAGCTGA
- a CDS encoding divergent PAP2 family protein: MHPVFWATLLSIFAAQAWKVIAESVVERRLKLYRFFETGGMPSSHTSAVTTLASGMGVSEGFSSPVFAVSLVAGIYFIFEATGLRQEVGKQARVLNEVLDELIDTRHFPREKLRELRGHTWSEVFFGFLLGLFIAMVFVKA, encoded by the coding sequence ATGCACCCGGTTTTTTGGGCCACCCTGCTGAGTATCTTTGCCGCCCAAGCCTGGAAGGTCATCGCCGAAAGCGTGGTCGAAAGACGCCTGAAGCTCTATCGCTTTTTCGAGACCGGGGGCATGCCGAGTAGCCATACCTCCGCGGTCACCACTTTGGCCTCCGGGATGGGAGTCAGCGAAGGATTCAGCAGTCCCGTCTTTGCCGTCTCCCTGGTGGCCGGGATCTACTTCATCTTTGAAGCGACCGGCCTTCGGCAGGAGGTCGGCAAACAGGCGCGGGTTCTCAATGAAGTTCTCGATGAATTGATCGACACCCGCCATTTCCCCCGTGAAAAACTGAGAGAGTTGAGAGGGCACACCTGGAGCGAGGTCTTTTTCGGTTTCCTGCTGGGTCTGTTCATTGCGATGGTGTTCGTAAAGGCTTGA
- a CDS encoding C25 family cysteine peptidase translates to MRLPFRYFTLFLLLCLFPGVSLQAATYVHEAQLTEYGKDLKTVKGGAPALVSTEHLRQPQLPLESLRYLIPAEEKVSSLRIEVRTSDELILEELLPEFQGLPGSEGTIASLPAMRSSLYPAEHLISYSTASLRGYRIAEVLLAPLQYEKAWEGGAVLHRLQSCKVIIETEPDPSSLFPLRQSGKAAKRSREEVLSLVLNPEAIDSYAPSSMRSSDRGVFQPRDVPSIEGSGVDMVIVTDAEFASIFQSLANYKTGIGISTVVRDIDWIRSHYPQGADLQQTIRSFLQDAYENWGVQFVLLAGDTPSIPARYIRSFFHQPWVMLPSDLYYAQLDGDWNADGDEFFGEPTYGSETGDGDDMYADVFLGRLPVTNVAEAQLMVDKIITYSETPDPGYAKAITFLGEVLFPADWEITDPVEWITSNGADYCQEIIEQSVPGDMDLLRLYETYWLYEGSYPELLVDVHADLEERAHLVHHMGHGFRYNMSCGEGNFMASDALAMQNGLDHLISVYAMNCTSCAFDYSCLGEAFLLAENGGSISTIGSVREAFPQTADIYQETYYAALLADSSSLGGSFTWSHNKWAIYGVNEGSHRWSQLSCVLFGDPSIEIWLDNPESMDLALTAPFDLDSESLSLSLSQNGSPVGDARITAIIDAEDRALGTTDASGLLTLPLHADSPGTLQLAAVANNCLITRLDVPVMAGSGPRLSVENLQVEDNPMTDLAISGNADGLVDAGETFRLSFRVLNEGSQTASNLQLGFNSPGGEFLILESSHSHGGDLAGGGSLDLDLVFLVQAPTNLEDGLHALIGFDFTFDSGTQSDASDLAIHAPLPRLFRFFIDDSSGNGDGEPNVGETYRLLPEWKNYGSTITDAWSVEAFALDAAGSVLSSPIALPAMGLMERTEGGEFLFSESDVSSANRFELVFSGPWGGERRDTITVRRPTRPMNLLLDSSFASTVIDMVWDNPDTTAAGFLVYRSLQSGGPYELVSSESLDFTYFRNDGLSESTDYYFLIEGISESGFRSLPTEEAQASTNPSMLEGWPLETAWGTACSPVIGDIDGQEGKEIVVGSNRIYAWHADGTEVIDGDNDSGSYGVLSDEGDLFTASLALAQLEPMSPGLEIVGFSRNTNELYVFRGTGDVAPGWPVSLPDWAWATPAVADIDADGTMEIAVLCLNSILYIFNHDGSSYLSGAGGVFATGIGYWSRSSPALCQLDDDDELEVVVGSKLNKVYAWNHDGSTLPGWPVSVGGAVYSSPAIGDLDGDEVNEVVFLTDAGYLYAVRNTGMLFNAGFPVPLSNTSLGLPPSPAIVDFEGDGQMEIVAAGIQSYTSMNVIVCDNQGNVLPGWPVHLEDSSEASPVVVDLDGDRELEIMLGTERGLFYAWNLDGSLMSGFPILTQAEVRSSPTIDDLDGNLTVDVALMGWDAFVYVWDMPTPYYNGLAQWKMFRANPARTGVFTPEVPLVGVDEDPQLPANAMLYANFPNPFNPSTTIRFVTPAGSGTLPVRISIHDVRGRSVKVLHDGEMARGSMQELNWDGLDSSGMALPSGIYFTRLEIDGDSFSRKMLLLK, encoded by the coding sequence ATGCGACTCCCGTTTCGGTATTTCACCCTTTTTCTGCTGTTATGCCTGTTTCCCGGTGTTTCCCTGCAGGCGGCTACCTATGTCCATGAGGCCCAGTTGACCGAATACGGCAAGGACCTGAAGACGGTCAAGGGAGGAGCCCCCGCGCTGGTGAGTACGGAGCATCTCCGTCAACCGCAACTTCCCCTCGAAAGCCTCCGCTACCTGATTCCGGCAGAAGAGAAAGTAAGCAGCCTCCGCATCGAAGTCCGGACTTCGGATGAACTGATTCTGGAGGAACTTCTCCCCGAGTTTCAGGGGCTTCCCGGGAGCGAGGGAACGATTGCCTCCCTTCCTGCCATGAGAAGCTCTCTCTATCCGGCAGAGCATCTCATTTCCTACAGCACAGCCAGTCTGCGAGGTTACCGGATTGCCGAAGTACTTCTCGCTCCCCTTCAGTACGAGAAGGCCTGGGAGGGAGGAGCCGTCCTTCATCGGCTTCAGTCCTGCAAGGTGATCATCGAGACGGAGCCGGATCCCTCGTCCCTTTTCCCTCTTCGCCAGAGCGGAAAGGCTGCCAAGCGCAGTCGTGAGGAAGTGCTCTCGCTGGTTCTCAATCCCGAGGCCATCGATTCCTATGCCCCATCCAGCATGAGAAGCTCGGATCGGGGGGTCTTTCAACCGCGGGATGTCCCCAGCATTGAAGGCAGTGGCGTGGACATGGTGATCGTAACAGACGCCGAGTTCGCAAGTATTTTTCAGAGCCTGGCCAACTACAAGACCGGAATCGGAATCTCCACGGTCGTAAGAGACATTGACTGGATTCGCAGTCACTATCCCCAGGGAGCAGATCTCCAGCAGACCATCCGCAGCTTCCTGCAGGATGCCTATGAAAACTGGGGGGTGCAGTTCGTTCTGCTCGCCGGAGACACTCCGAGTATCCCGGCTCGTTACATCCGCAGTTTCTTCCATCAGCCCTGGGTCATGTTGCCGTCGGATCTCTACTACGCACAGTTGGACGGAGACTGGAATGCAGACGGGGACGAGTTCTTCGGAGAACCGACCTACGGGAGCGAGACGGGGGACGGGGATGACATGTATGCCGATGTTTTCCTGGGCCGCCTTCCTGTGACCAATGTTGCGGAAGCCCAGTTGATGGTGGACAAGATCATCACCTACAGCGAAACCCCGGATCCCGGCTACGCAAAAGCAATCACGTTTCTGGGAGAGGTTCTCTTTCCCGCAGACTGGGAAATCACCGACCCCGTGGAATGGATTACTTCCAATGGCGCTGACTACTGTCAGGAGATCATTGAACAGAGTGTTCCCGGTGACATGGACCTGCTTCGCCTCTATGAGACCTACTGGCTTTACGAAGGTTCCTATCCTGAGTTGCTGGTGGACGTTCATGCGGATCTGGAGGAACGCGCTCACCTGGTGCATCACATGGGTCACGGTTTCCGCTACAACATGTCCTGCGGCGAGGGCAACTTCATGGCTTCGGACGCTTTGGCCATGCAGAATGGCCTGGACCACCTGATCAGCGTTTATGCGATGAACTGTACTTCCTGTGCTTTTGACTACTCCTGTTTGGGGGAGGCCTTCCTCCTTGCCGAAAACGGCGGAAGCATTTCCACGATCGGATCTGTACGGGAAGCATTTCCCCAGACGGCAGACATCTATCAGGAAACCTACTATGCGGCTCTTCTTGCAGACTCCTCTTCTCTTGGAGGAAGTTTCACATGGAGCCATAACAAATGGGCGATCTATGGTGTGAATGAGGGAAGCCATCGCTGGAGCCAGTTGTCCTGTGTGCTTTTCGGGGATCCCTCCATCGAGATCTGGCTGGATAATCCCGAGAGCATGGATCTTGCATTGACGGCTCCCTTCGATCTGGACAGTGAGTCTCTTTCCCTGTCCCTGAGCCAGAACGGGAGTCCCGTGGGTGATGCCCGCATTACCGCCATCATCGATGCTGAGGATAGGGCCCTGGGAACTACGGATGCCAGCGGACTGCTGACACTGCCCCTGCATGCAGACTCTCCGGGAACCCTTCAGCTTGCAGCAGTTGCCAACAACTGCCTGATCACGCGCCTGGATGTTCCGGTTATGGCCGGCAGTGGTCCCCGTCTTTCTGTGGAGAACCTGCAGGTCGAAGATAATCCCATGACGGATCTTGCGATCTCCGGGAATGCCGATGGCCTGGTGGATGCGGGAGAGACCTTCCGGCTTTCTTTCCGTGTCCTCAATGAGGGAAGCCAGACCGCAAGCAACCTCCAACTTGGCTTCAACTCCCCGGGCGGCGAGTTCCTGATTCTGGAGTCCAGCCATTCGCACGGAGGCGATCTTGCGGGCGGGGGATCCCTGGATCTGGACCTTGTTTTCCTGGTACAGGCACCTACGAATCTGGAGGACGGACTCCATGCCCTGATCGGTTTCGATTTCACTTTCGATTCCGGTACCCAGTCAGATGCCTCCGATCTTGCGATCCATGCTCCTCTGCCCCGGCTCTTCCGCTTCTTCATTGATGACAGTTCCGGAAATGGAGATGGTGAACCCAATGTCGGGGAAACCTATCGCCTGCTTCCGGAGTGGAAGAACTACGGGTCCACCATTACGGATGCCTGGTCGGTCGAGGCCTTTGCTCTGGATGCTGCCGGAAGTGTTCTGTCCTCCCCGATTGCGCTTCCTGCGATGGGGCTGATGGAAAGAACAGAGGGCGGCGAGTTCCTGTTCTCAGAGAGCGATGTCAGTTCTGCGAATCGTTTCGAGTTGGTATTCAGTGGTCCCTGGGGTGGAGAGCGTCGGGATACGATTACTGTTCGTCGCCCGACTCGTCCCATGAACCTGCTTCTTGACTCGAGTTTCGCAAGCACGGTCATCGACATGGTCTGGGACAATCCGGACACCACAGCGGCAGGCTTTCTTGTGTACCGTTCCCTGCAAAGCGGGGGACCCTATGAACTTGTCAGTAGCGAGTCTCTGGACTTTACCTACTTCCGAAACGATGGGCTTTCCGAGAGCACGGATTACTACTTCCTGATTGAAGGTATCAGCGAGTCCGGTTTCCGTAGCCTGCCTACCGAAGAAGCCCAGGCGAGCACAAATCCCTCCATGCTTGAAGGCTGGCCTCTGGAAACCGCCTGGGGGACAGCCTGTAGCCCCGTTATCGGGGATATTGACGGCCAGGAGGGCAAGGAGATCGTCGTTGGCTCCAATCGCATCTATGCCTGGCATGCCGATGGCACGGAAGTGATCGACGGGGACAACGACTCGGGAAGCTATGGAGTGCTTTCCGATGAGGGGGATCTCTTTACGGCCAGTCTTGCTCTTGCCCAGTTGGAACCCATGAGCCCGGGTCTTGAGATTGTGGGCTTCAGCAGGAACACGAATGAACTCTATGTATTCCGTGGAACCGGGGATGTTGCTCCCGGATGGCCGGTCTCTCTTCCGGATTGGGCCTGGGCGACACCGGCGGTTGCAGACATCGACGCAGACGGCACGATGGAAATTGCAGTCCTTTGCCTGAACAGCATCCTCTACATCTTCAACCACGATGGTAGCAGCTACTTGTCGGGGGCAGGGGGAGTCTTTGCGACCGGAATCGGATACTGGTCGAGGTCCAGCCCCGCACTTTGCCAACTGGATGACGATGATGAGTTGGAAGTGGTGGTCGGAAGCAAGCTGAACAAGGTCTACGCCTGGAACCACGATGGTAGTACGCTCCCCGGGTGGCCGGTGAGCGTGGGCGGCGCTGTCTACTCCAGTCCGGCCATCGGTGACCTGGATGGAGATGAAGTGAACGAGGTCGTGTTCCTGACCGATGCCGGCTACCTCTATGCGGTTCGCAATACGGGGATGCTCTTCAATGCCGGCTTCCCGGTTCCTCTGTCCAACACATCTCTTGGCCTGCCTCCCAGTCCTGCAATCGTGGACTTTGAGGGCGACGGGCAGATGGAAATCGTGGCGGCCGGGATCCAGAGTTACACGAGCATGAATGTCATCGTCTGTGACAATCAGGGGAATGTCCTCCCCGGCTGGCCGGTCCACCTCGAAGACAGCAGTGAGGCAAGTCCGGTGGTCGTGGATCTTGATGGCGATCGCGAACTGGAAATCATGCTCGGCACCGAGCGGGGTCTTTTTTACGCCTGGAATCTGGATGGAAGCCTGATGAGCGGTTTCCCGATTCTGACACAGGCGGAAGTCCGCAGTTCTCCGACCATTGATGATCTGGACGGAAACCTCACGGTGGATGTGGCTCTCATGGGCTGGGATGCCTTCGTCTATGTCTGGGATATGCCGACGCCCTATTACAACGGCCTTGCCCAGTGGAAGATGTTTCGTGCCAATCCCGCACGCACCGGTGTCTTCACGCCGGAAGTGCCCTTGGTGGGAGTGGATGAGGATCCACAGCTACCGGCCAATGCCATGCTCTACGCCAACTTCCCGAACCCTTTCAATCCGAGTACCACGATCCGTTTCGTGACACCGGCCGGAAGCGGAACCCTGCCCGTGCGGATCTCGATCCATGATGTACGGGGAAGAAGCGTAAAGGTCTTGCATGATGGAGAGATGGCACGAGGAAGCATGCAGGAACTGAACTGGGACGGGCTGGACTCCTCGGGCATGGCTCTGCCGAGCGGGATCTACTTTACCCGGCTGGAAATCGACGGCGACAGCTTCAGTCGGAAGATGCTGCTCTTGAAGTAA